A window of Pseudomonas guangdongensis contains these coding sequences:
- a CDS encoding methyltransferase, translating into MSLFISPFAQLDLLRQPEQRHDPLQAFDAADEYLLAHLHEQGLGAGRRVLLLNDGFGALACALAGHAEVTSSGDSFLGALALHKNLARNGLAPAAVRFVSASETPQGPFDVVLIRVPKTLALLEEQLTRLHGQLAPGAQVVAAAMVKHLPRAAGDLLEQYVGPVQASLAVKKARLLLCSPEARPAPRSPYPSRYRLDDPRLELLNHANLFCREGLDIGTRAFLPHLPRGLGRARVADLGCGNGVLGIVSALANPEAEYTLVDESFMAVQSAAANWRAALGERPVEVRAADGLAGQPPASLDLVLCNPPFHQQQVVGDFLAWRMFQQAHAALAHGGELWIVGNRHLGYHAKLKRLFREVSQVGATPKFVILRARKG; encoded by the coding sequence ATGTCCCTGTTCATCTCCCCCTTCGCCCAACTCGACCTGCTGCGCCAGCCCGAGCAGCGCCACGACCCGCTGCAGGCCTTCGACGCCGCCGACGAGTACCTGCTCGCCCACCTGCACGAACAGGGCCTGGGCGCCGGGCGCCGCGTGCTGCTGCTCAACGACGGCTTCGGCGCCCTGGCCTGCGCGCTGGCCGGCCACGCCGAGGTGACCAGCAGCGGCGACTCCTTCCTCGGCGCCCTGGCGCTGCACAAGAACCTCGCCCGCAACGGCCTGGCGCCGGCGGCGGTGCGCTTCGTGTCGGCCAGCGAGACGCCGCAGGGGCCCTTCGACGTGGTGCTGATCCGCGTGCCCAAGACCCTGGCGCTGCTGGAGGAGCAACTGACCCGCCTGCACGGCCAGCTCGCCCCCGGCGCCCAGGTGGTGGCCGCCGCGATGGTCAAGCACCTGCCGCGCGCCGCCGGCGACCTGCTGGAGCAGTATGTCGGCCCGGTGCAGGCCTCGCTGGCGGTGAAGAAGGCGCGCCTCTTGCTGTGCAGCCCCGAGGCGCGCCCGGCGCCGCGCTCGCCCTACCCGAGCCGCTACCGCCTGGACGATCCGCGCCTCGAATTGCTCAACCACGCCAACCTGTTCTGCCGCGAAGGGCTGGACATCGGCACCCGCGCCTTCCTCCCGCACCTGCCGCGCGGCCTCGGCCGCGCGCGGGTCGCCGACCTGGGCTGCGGCAACGGCGTGCTGGGCATCGTCAGCGCACTGGCCAACCCCGAGGCCGAATACACCTTGGTGGACGAGTCGTTCATGGCAGTGCAGTCGGCCGCCGCGAACTGGCGCGCCGCCCTCGGCGAGCGGCCGGTGGAGGTGCGCGCCGCCGACGGCCTGGCCGGCCAGCCGCCGGCCTCGTTGGATCTGGTGCTGTGCAACCCGCCGTTCCACCAGCAGCAGGTGGTCGGCGACTTCCTCGCCTGGCGCATGTTCCAGCAGGCCCACGCGGCGCTGGCCCATGGCGGCGAGCTGTGGATCGTCGGCAACCGCCACCTCGGCTACCACGCCAAGCTCAAGCGGCTGTTCCGCGAGGTCAGCCAGGTCGGCGCCACGCCCAAGTTCGTCATCCTGCGCGCGCGCAAGGGCTGA
- the proB gene encoding glutamate 5-kinase, giving the protein MREKVSKARRWVVKIGSALLTADGRGLDRGAMAVWVEQMVALRRAGVELVLVSSGAVAAGMSRLGWSERPGTIHELQAAAAVGQMGLVQAWESSFAEHGLQTAQVLLTHDDLSDRKRYLNARSTLRTLVDLGVIPVINENDTVVTDEIRFGDNDTLAALVANLVEADLLVILTDRDGMFDADPRHNPDAQLIFEARADDPSLDAVAGGTGGALGRGGMQTKLRAARLAARSGANTIIVGGRIERVLDRLKGSERLGTLLTPERSRYAARKQWLAGHLQMRGTLSLDAGAVRALLEQRKSLLPVGVTAVEGNFRRGEMVVCLGPDGREVARGLVNYSAADAQRIIGLSTEAIEQELGYIDEPELVHRDNLVLV; this is encoded by the coding sequence ATGCGTGAGAAGGTGAGCAAGGCCCGCCGCTGGGTGGTGAAGATCGGCAGTGCGCTGCTGACTGCCGACGGCCGCGGGCTCGACCGCGGCGCCATGGCCGTGTGGGTGGAGCAGATGGTGGCACTGCGCCGCGCCGGCGTCGAACTGGTGCTGGTGTCCTCCGGCGCGGTGGCCGCCGGCATGAGCCGGCTGGGCTGGAGCGAGCGTCCGGGTACCATCCACGAGCTGCAGGCCGCAGCTGCGGTCGGCCAGATGGGTCTGGTGCAGGCCTGGGAGTCCAGCTTCGCCGAGCACGGCCTGCAGACCGCCCAGGTGCTGCTGACCCACGACGACCTCTCCGACCGCAAACGCTACCTCAACGCGCGCAGCACCCTGCGCACCCTGGTCGACCTCGGCGTGATCCCGGTGATCAACGAGAACGACACCGTGGTCACCGACGAGATCCGCTTCGGCGACAACGATACCCTGGCCGCGCTGGTCGCCAACCTGGTGGAGGCCGACCTGCTGGTGATCCTCACCGACCGCGACGGCATGTTCGACGCCGATCCGCGGCACAACCCCGATGCCCAGCTGATCTTCGAGGCCCGTGCCGACGATCCGTCGCTCGACGCGGTGGCCGGCGGCACCGGCGGTGCCCTCGGTCGCGGCGGCATGCAGACCAAGCTGCGCGCCGCGCGCCTGGCGGCCCGCTCCGGGGCCAACACCATCATCGTCGGCGGGCGCATCGAGCGCGTGCTCGACCGCCTCAAGGGCAGCGAGCGCCTCGGCACCCTGCTGACCCCCGAGCGCAGCCGTTACGCCGCGCGCAAGCAGTGGCTGGCCGGCCACCTGCAGATGCGCGGCACCCTGAGCCTCGACGCCGGCGCGGTGCGCGCCCTGCTCGAACAGCGCAAGAGCCTGTTGCCGGTCGGCGTCACCGCGGTGGAAGGCAACTTCCGCCGCGGCGAGATGGTGGTCTGCCTCGGACCGGACGGTCGCGAGGTGGCCCGCGGGCTGGTCAACTACAGCGCCGCCGACGCCCAGCGGATCATCGGCCTGAGCACCGAAGCCATCGAGCAGGAGCTCGGCTACATCGACGAGCCGGAGCTGGTGCACCGCGACAATCTGGTGCTGGTATGA
- a CDS encoding ferredoxin--NADP reductase, producing the protein MTVSEEKFTRQRVLEVWRWSPSLFSLRCTRDPGFRFRAGQFARLGVRKPSGCIVWRAYSMVSAPHDELLEFFSIEVPDGEFTSELKRLGPGDELLVERQAYGYLTLDRFPDGRDLWLLASGTGVAPFLSILQDLEVWQRFERIVLAYSARSGAELAYQPLIAELARRDWLEGVADKLVYLPVVTREALPGCLHARLTALLDSGELERAAGLAISPEHSRLMLCGNPEMVEALHARLRARGLQLSLSRRPGQLAVENYW; encoded by the coding sequence ATGACGGTCAGCGAGGAGAAGTTCACCCGCCAGCGCGTGCTGGAGGTCTGGCGCTGGTCGCCGAGCCTGTTCAGCCTGCGCTGCACGCGCGATCCGGGCTTTCGGTTCCGCGCCGGGCAGTTCGCCCGCCTCGGCGTGCGCAAGCCCAGCGGCTGCATCGTCTGGCGCGCCTACTCGATGGTTTCGGCGCCCCATGACGAACTGCTCGAATTCTTCTCCATCGAGGTGCCGGACGGCGAGTTCACCAGCGAGCTGAAGCGTCTCGGTCCCGGCGACGAGTTGCTGGTGGAGCGCCAGGCCTACGGTTACCTGACCCTCGACCGCTTCCCCGACGGCCGCGACCTGTGGCTGCTGGCCAGCGGCACCGGGGTGGCGCCGTTCCTGTCGATCCTCCAGGACCTGGAGGTCTGGCAGCGCTTCGAGCGCATCGTGCTGGCCTACAGCGCGCGCAGCGGCGCCGAGCTGGCCTATCAGCCGCTGATCGCCGAGCTGGCGCGGCGCGACTGGCTGGAGGGGGTGGCGGACAAGCTGGTCTACCTGCCGGTGGTGACCCGCGAGGCGCTGCCGGGCTGCCTGCACGCGCGGCTCACCGCGCTGCTCGACAGCGGCGAGCTGGAGCGCGCCGCTGGCCTGGCGATCAGTCCCGAGCACTCGCGGCTGATGCTCTGCGGCAACCCGGAGATGGTCGAGGCGCTGCATGCTCGCCTCAGGGCGCGCGGCCTGCAGCTCAGCCTCAGCCGCCGGCCGGGGCAGCTGGCGGTGGAGAACTACTGGTAG
- the mscL gene encoding large-conductance mechanosensitive channel protein MscL, with translation MSLLSEFKAFAVKGNMIDMAVGIIIGAAFGKIVSSLVGDVIMPPLGVLIGGVDFTDLAITLKAAEGDLPAVVLAYGKFIQSIIDFVIIAFAIFMGIKVINRLKREEEAAPAAPPAPTKDQELLTEIRDLLKAQQRDR, from the coding sequence ATGAGTCTGCTCAGCGAGTTCAAAGCCTTCGCCGTCAAGGGCAACATGATCGACATGGCGGTCGGCATCATCATCGGCGCCGCCTTCGGCAAGATCGTCTCCTCGCTGGTCGGCGACGTGATCATGCCGCCGCTGGGCGTGCTGATCGGCGGGGTCGACTTCACCGACCTGGCGATCACCCTCAAGGCCGCCGAGGGCGACCTGCCGGCCGTGGTGCTGGCCTACGGCAAGTTCATCCAGTCGATCATTGACTTCGTGATCATCGCCTTCGCCATCTTCATGGGCATCAAGGTGATCAACCGCCTCAAGCGCGAGGAGGAAGCCGCTCCGGCCGCCCCGCCGGCGCCGACCAAGGATCAGGAGCTGCTGACCGAGATCCGCGACCTGCTCAAGGCCCAGCAGCGCGATCGGTGA
- a CDS encoding EAL domain-containing protein: MSENLPPCRACQGGPGFAQPLSMAFQPIIDLPRRQVFAHEALVRGADGSSAGSLLEQLDDENRYHFDQQCRIKAVEWGAQLAVPALLSINFMPNAVYRAETCIRATLEAARRYNFPLERIIFEVTEQEQVLDLDHLIGILRAYRKQGFRTAIDDFGAGYAGLNLLADFQPDLLKLDMALIRDIDRDSVRQVLVDGVLGICRRLNIQVIAEGVETVAELDTLRGMGVELFQGYLFAKPAFQALPEIRYPQA; this comes from the coding sequence ATGTCCGAAAATCTGCCTCCCTGCCGCGCCTGCCAAGGCGGTCCCGGTTTCGCCCAGCCACTGAGCATGGCCTTCCAGCCGATCATCGACCTGCCCAGGCGCCAGGTCTTCGCCCACGAGGCACTGGTGCGCGGCGCTGACGGCAGCAGCGCCGGCAGCCTGCTGGAGCAGCTCGACGACGAGAACCGCTACCACTTCGACCAGCAGTGCCGGATCAAGGCAGTGGAATGGGGCGCACAGCTGGCCGTGCCGGCCCTGCTGTCGATCAACTTCATGCCCAACGCGGTCTACCGCGCGGAAACCTGCATCCGCGCGACCCTGGAGGCCGCACGGCGCTACAACTTCCCGCTGGAGCGGATCATCTTCGAGGTCACCGAGCAGGAGCAGGTCCTCGACCTCGACCACCTGATCGGCATCCTGCGTGCCTACCGCAAGCAGGGCTTCCGCACCGCCATCGACGACTTCGGCGCCGGCTACGCCGGGCTCAACCTGCTCGCCGACTTCCAGCCGGACCTGCTCAAGCTGGACATGGCGCTGATCCGCGATATCGACCGCGACAGCGTGCGCCAGGTGCTGGTCGACGGCGTGCTGGGGATCTGCCGGCGCCTGAACATCCAGGTGATCGCCGAAGGGGTGGAAACCGTGGCGGAACTGGACACCCTGCGCGGCATGGGCGTCGAGCTATTCCAGGGTTACCTGTTCGCCAAGCCGGCCTTCCAGGCCCTGCCCGAGATCCGCTATCCGCAAGCCTGA
- a CDS encoding CreA family protein: protein MRPALRGLVVALALAAGTVQAETVGEVSTVFKLLGPDHKIVVEAFDDPKVEGVTCYLSRAKTGGIKGGLGLAEDRAEASIACRQVGPIRFREALKEGEEVFKERTSLVFKTMQVVRFFDRTRNTLVYLVYSDRLIEGSPQNAVTAIPILPWPSAH from the coding sequence ATGAGGCCCGCCCTGCGCGGTCTGGTCGTCGCGCTGGCCCTGGCTGCCGGCACGGTGCAGGCCGAGACCGTCGGCGAGGTCTCCACGGTATTCAAGCTGCTCGGCCCCGACCACAAGATCGTCGTCGAGGCCTTCGACGACCCCAAGGTGGAGGGGGTGACCTGCTACCTGTCGCGGGCCAAGACCGGCGGCATCAAGGGCGGCCTTGGGCTGGCCGAGGACCGCGCCGAGGCGTCCATCGCCTGCCGTCAGGTCGGCCCGATCCGTTTCCGCGAAGCGCTGAAAGAAGGCGAGGAGGTGTTCAAGGAACGCACCTCGCTGGTGTTCAAGACCATGCAGGTGGTGCGCTTCTTCGACCGCACGCGCAATACCCTGGTCTATCTGGTCTACAGCGACCGCCTGATCGAAGGCAGCCCGCAGAACGCGGTGACCGCCATCCCGATCCTGCCCTGGCCGTCGGCGCACTGA
- the glyA gene encoding serine hydroxymethyltransferase, translating to MFSRDLTLARYDADLFAAMEQEAQRQEEHIELIASENYTSPAVMEAQGSVLTNKYAEGYPHKRYYGGCEYVDIVEQLAIDRAKQLFGADYANVQPHAGSQANAAVFQALVKPGDTILGMSLAHGGHLTHGASVNFSGKIYNAVQYGLNPETGLIDYDEVERLAVEHQPKMIIAGFSAYSQVLDFARFREIADKVGAYLFVDMAHVAGLVAAGVYPNPVPFADVVTTTTHKTLRGPRGGLILAKANEEIEKKLNSAVFPGGQGGPLMHVIAAKAVCFKEALSDEFKAYQQQVVKNAQAMAEVFVERGFDVVSGGTQNHLFLLSLIKQDITGKDADAALGRAFITVNKNAVPNDPRSPFVTSGLRIGTPAVTTRGFKEAECRELAGWICDILQNMGDESVIDAVREKVKAVCAKLPVYGN from the coding sequence ATGTTCAGCCGTGATTTGACCCTCGCCCGCTATGATGCCGACCTGTTTGCCGCCATGGAGCAAGAAGCCCAGCGCCAGGAAGAGCACATCGAGCTGATCGCCTCTGAAAACTACACCAGCCCGGCGGTGATGGAAGCCCAGGGCAGCGTGCTGACCAACAAGTACGCCGAAGGCTACCCGCACAAGCGCTACTACGGCGGTTGCGAATACGTCGACATCGTCGAGCAGCTGGCCATCGACCGTGCCAAGCAGCTGTTCGGCGCCGACTACGCCAACGTCCAGCCGCACGCCGGCTCGCAGGCCAACGCCGCGGTGTTCCAGGCGCTGGTCAAGCCGGGCGACACCATCCTCGGCATGAGCCTGGCCCACGGCGGTCACCTGACCCACGGCGCCAGCGTCAACTTCTCCGGCAAGATCTACAACGCCGTGCAGTACGGCCTGAACCCGGAAACCGGCCTGATCGACTACGACGAGGTCGAGCGTCTGGCCGTCGAGCACCAGCCGAAGATGATCATCGCCGGCTTCTCCGCCTACTCGCAGGTGCTGGACTTCGCCCGCTTCCGCGAAATCGCCGATAAGGTCGGTGCCTACCTGTTCGTCGACATGGCCCACGTGGCCGGCCTGGTCGCCGCCGGCGTGTACCCGAACCCGGTGCCGTTCGCCGACGTGGTCACCACCACCACCCACAAGACCCTGCGCGGCCCGCGCGGCGGCCTGATCCTGGCCAAGGCCAACGAAGAGATCGAGAAGAAGCTCAACTCTGCCGTGTTCCCGGGCGGCCAGGGCGGCCCGCTGATGCACGTGATCGCCGCCAAGGCCGTGTGCTTCAAGGAAGCCCTGAGCGACGAGTTCAAGGCCTACCAGCAGCAGGTGGTGAAGAACGCCCAGGCGATGGCCGAAGTGTTCGTCGAGCGCGGCTTCGACGTGGTTTCCGGCGGCACCCAGAACCACCTGTTCCTGCTGTCGCTGATCAAGCAGGACATCACCGGCAAGGACGCGGACGCCGCCCTCGGCCGCGCCTTCATCACCGTCAACAAGAACGCCGTGCCGAACGACCCGCGTTCGCCCTTCGTCACCTCCGGCCTGCGCATCGGCACCCCGGCGGTGACCACCCGCGGCTTCAAGGAAGCCGAGTGCCGCGAGCTGGCCGGCTGGATCTGCGACATCCTGCAGAACATGGGCGACGAGTCGGTGATCGACGCCGTGCGCGAGAAGGTCAAGGCCGTCTGCGCCAAGCTGCCGGTGTACGGCAACTAA
- a CDS encoding PilZ domain-containing protein has protein sequence MSAPSHERRRFQRIPFEAEVELRQDQACWTVRLHDLSLKGLLVSRPESWPAADAAPLQACLRLGAEVEVRMLVTLAHQKDGLLGLQCREIDLDSITHLRRLIELNLGSSELLERELGALVQG, from the coding sequence ATGTCCGCCCCATCCCACGAGCGCCGGCGCTTCCAGCGCATCCCCTTCGAGGCCGAGGTCGAGCTGCGCCAGGATCAGGCGTGCTGGACCGTGCGCCTGCACGACCTGTCCCTCAAGGGCCTGCTGGTCAGCCGCCCGGAATCGTGGCCGGCGGCGGACGCCGCGCCGCTGCAGGCCTGCCTGCGCCTCGGCGCGGAAGTCGAGGTGCGCATGCTGGTGACCCTCGCCCACCAGAAGGATGGCCTGCTCGGCCTGCAGTGCCGGGAGATCGACCTAGACTCGATCACCCACCTGCGCCGGCTGATCGAGCTGAACCTGGGCAGCAGCGAACTGCTCGAACGCGAGCTGGGTGCGCTGGTGCAGGGCTGA
- the radA gene encoding DNA repair protein RadA, which translates to MAKAKRMYGCSECGATFPKWAGQCGECGAWNTLVETVLEGTATPSGRGGWAGQQANVKTLAEVSVEETPRFSTASSELDRVLGGGLVDGSVVLIGGDPGIGKSTILLQTLCRIAERMPALYVTGEESQQQVAMRARRLGLPEDKLKVMTETNIESIIATARQEKPRVMVIDSIQTIFTEQLQSAPGGVAQVRESAALLVRFAKQSGTAIFLVGHVTKEGALAGPRVLEHMVDTVLYFEGESDGRLRLLRAVKNRFGAVNELGVFAMTDRGLKEVSNPSAIFLTRAQEEVPGSVVMATWEGSRPMLVEVQALVDTSHLANPRRVTLGLDQNRLAMLLAVLHRHGSIPTYDQDVFLNVVGGVKVLETASDLALMAAVISSLRNKPLPHDLLVFGEIGLSGEIRPVPSGQERLKEAAKHGFKRAIVPKGNAPKEAPPGLAVVAVTRLEQALDALFE; encoded by the coding sequence ATGGCCAAGGCCAAGCGCATGTATGGCTGCAGCGAGTGCGGCGCCACCTTCCCCAAATGGGCCGGCCAGTGCGGCGAGTGCGGAGCCTGGAACACCCTGGTGGAAACCGTGCTGGAAGGCACGGCGACGCCATCCGGGCGCGGTGGCTGGGCCGGCCAGCAGGCCAACGTGAAGACCCTCGCCGAGGTCAGCGTCGAGGAGACGCCGCGCTTCTCCACCGCCTCCAGCGAGCTGGATCGCGTGCTCGGCGGTGGCCTGGTCGACGGCTCGGTGGTGCTGATCGGCGGCGACCCGGGCATCGGCAAGTCGACCATTCTGCTGCAGACCCTGTGCCGCATCGCCGAGCGCATGCCGGCGCTGTACGTCACCGGCGAGGAGTCGCAGCAGCAGGTGGCGATGCGCGCGCGGCGCCTCGGTCTGCCCGAGGACAAGCTCAAGGTGATGACCGAGACCAACATCGAGTCGATCATCGCCACCGCACGCCAGGAGAAACCGCGGGTGATGGTGATCGACTCGATCCAGACCATCTTCACCGAGCAGCTGCAGTCGGCGCCGGGCGGCGTCGCCCAGGTGCGCGAGAGCGCGGCGCTGCTGGTGCGTTTCGCCAAGCAGAGCGGCACGGCGATCTTCCTGGTCGGCCACGTCACCAAGGAGGGCGCGCTGGCCGGCCCCAGGGTGCTCGAGCACATGGTCGACACCGTGCTGTATTTCGAGGGCGAGTCGGACGGTCGCCTGCGCCTGCTGCGCGCGGTGAAGAACCGCTTCGGCGCGGTCAACGAGCTGGGCGTGTTCGCCATGACCGACCGCGGCCTCAAGGAGGTCAGCAACCCCTCGGCGATCTTTCTCACCCGCGCCCAGGAGGAAGTGCCGGGCAGCGTGGTGATGGCCACCTGGGAGGGCTCGCGGCCGATGCTGGTAGAGGTGCAGGCGCTGGTCGACACCAGCCATCTGGCCAACCCGCGCCGCGTGACCCTGGGGCTCGACCAGAACCGTCTGGCCATGCTGCTGGCCGTGCTGCACCGCCACGGCAGCATCCCCACCTACGACCAGGACGTGTTCCTCAACGTGGTCGGCGGGGTCAAGGTGCTGGAAACCGCCTCGGATCTGGCGCTGATGGCCGCGGTGATCTCCAGCCTGCGCAACAAGCCGCTGCCGCACGACCTCTTGGTGTTCGGCGAGATCGGCCTGTCCGGCGAGATCCGCCCGGTGCCCAGCGGTCAGGAGCGTTTGAAGGAGGCCGCCAAGCACGGTTTCAAGCGCGCCATCGTGCCCAAGGGCAACGCACCCAAGGAGGCGCCGCCCGGTCTTGCGGTGGTGGCGGTGACGCGCCTGGAGCAGGCGCTGGATGCGCTGTTCGAGTGA
- the ettA gene encoding energy-dependent translational throttle protein EttA, which produces MAQYVFTMHRLGKVVPPKRQILKDISLSFFPGAKIGVLGLNGAGKSTLLRIMAGVDTEFEGEARPMPGIKIGYLPQEPQLDPEKTVREIVEEAVGEIKEAQARLDAVYAAYAEPDADFDALAAEQAKLEAILQAADGHNLERQLEVAADALRLPAWDARIEHLSGGEKRRVALCRLLLSAPDMLLLDEPTNHLDADSVAWLERFLHDFPGTVVAITHDRYFLDNVAGWILELDRGQGIPFEGNYSQWLESKAARLAQEAKAEASHAKAMKAELEWVRQGAKARQAKSKARLQRFEEMQSQEFQKRSETNEIYIPAGPRLGDKVIEFNGVCKGYGERVLIDNLTFSVPKGAIVGVIGGNGAGKSTLFRMILGKEQPDAGSIDIGETVQIASVDQSREHLDGSKTVWEQVSDGFDMIKVGNYEVPSRGYVGRFNFKGGDQQKFVKDLSGGERGRLHLALTLKQGGNVLLLDEPSNDLDVETLRALEEALLDFPGAAIVISHDRWFLDRIATHILSYEDDGQVYFFEGNYTEFEADRKKRLGDAAAQPHRVRYKKLA; this is translated from the coding sequence ATGGCTCAATACGTTTTCACCATGCATCGGCTCGGCAAGGTCGTGCCGCCGAAGCGTCAGATTCTCAAGGACATCTCCCTGTCGTTCTTCCCCGGCGCCAAGATCGGCGTGCTCGGCCTGAACGGCGCGGGCAAGTCGACCCTGCTGCGCATCATGGCCGGCGTGGATACCGAGTTCGAAGGCGAAGCCCGGCCGATGCCGGGGATCAAGATCGGCTACCTGCCCCAGGAGCCGCAGCTCGACCCGGAAAAGACCGTGCGCGAGATCGTCGAGGAGGCGGTGGGCGAAATCAAGGAAGCCCAGGCGCGCCTCGACGCGGTGTACGCCGCCTACGCCGAGCCGGACGCCGACTTCGACGCGCTGGCCGCCGAGCAGGCCAAGCTCGAAGCCATCCTGCAGGCCGCCGACGGCCACAACCTGGAGCGCCAGCTGGAAGTCGCCGCTGACGCCCTGCGCCTGCCGGCCTGGGATGCGCGCATCGAGCACCTCTCCGGCGGCGAGAAGCGCCGCGTGGCGCTGTGCCGCCTGCTGCTGTCGGCCCCCGACATGTTGCTGCTGGACGAGCCGACCAACCACCTGGACGCCGATTCGGTGGCCTGGCTGGAGCGCTTCCTCCACGACTTCCCCGGCACCGTGGTGGCGATCACCCACGACCGCTACTTCCTCGACAACGTCGCCGGCTGGATCCTCGAGCTGGACCGCGGCCAGGGCATCCCCTTCGAGGGCAACTACTCGCAGTGGCTGGAATCCAAGGCCGCCCGTCTGGCCCAGGAAGCCAAGGCCGAGGCCTCCCACGCCAAGGCGATGAAGGCCGAGCTGGAGTGGGTGCGCCAGGGCGCCAAGGCGCGCCAGGCCAAGTCCAAGGCGCGCCTGCAGCGCTTCGAGGAAATGCAGTCGCAGGAATTCCAGAAGCGTAGCGAGACCAACGAGATCTACATCCCGGCCGGTCCCCGCCTGGGCGACAAGGTCATCGAGTTCAACGGCGTGTGCAAGGGCTACGGCGAGCGCGTGCTGATCGACAACCTGACCTTCAGCGTGCCCAAGGGCGCCATCGTCGGCGTGATCGGCGGCAACGGCGCGGGCAAGTCGACCCTGTTCCGTATGATCCTCGGCAAGGAACAGCCCGATGCCGGCAGCATCGACATCGGCGAGACCGTGCAGATCGCCAGCGTCGACCAGAGCCGCGAGCACCTCGACGGCAGCAAGACCGTCTGGGAGCAGGTTTCCGACGGCTTCGACATGATCAAGGTCGGCAACTACGAGGTGCCCTCGCGCGGCTACGTCGGGCGCTTCAACTTCAAGGGCGGCGACCAGCAGAAGTTCGTCAAGGACCTCTCCGGCGGTGAGCGCGGCCGCCTGCACCTGGCGCTGACCCTCAAGCAGGGCGGCAACGTGCTGCTACTCGACGAACCGTCCAACGACCTCGACGTGGAAACCCTGCGCGCCCTCGAAGAGGCGCTGCTCGACTTCCCCGGCGCGGCCATCGTGATCTCCCACGACCGCTGGTTCCTCGACCGCATCGCCACCCACATCCTCTCCTACGAGGACGACGGCCAGGTGTACTTCTTCGAAGGCAACTACACCGAGTTCGAGGCCGACCGCAAGAAGCGCCTCGGCGACGCGGCCGCCCAGCCGCACCGGGTGCGCTACAAGAAGCTGGCCTGA